The Algiphilus sp. genome window below encodes:
- the gluQRS gene encoding tRNA glutamyl-Q(34) synthetase GluQRS gives MPYHVVMAITSGYRGRFAPTPSGPLHMGSLLTALLSYLDARAHDGVWMLRIDDLDAARCDPAHTDTIRHQLDAHGLAWDGPVYRQSQAGSRYREALATLRQADRIYGCDCTRRRLREHAPAGPFGPVYDGHCARRHLLTDAPDSALALRMRVPPGGAQLADDWHGPLVADWQADIGDFVLQRRDGIPGYALASAVDEAAMGITHVVRGSDLLHATFMHWCVLDALGLPRPRSRHGPLLVRADGAKLSKQNHAAPLVTGAAAANLLACCRILEVVPDGAERADDPAAIVAGAVAIWRERSAQRVPPQRIVWTEETADSGIFGHAGTLGAGPL, from the coding sequence GTGCCCTACCATGTCGTGATGGCGATCACGTCCGGCTATCGCGGCCGCTTCGCACCGACGCCCTCGGGGCCACTGCACATGGGCTCGCTGCTGACCGCGCTGCTCAGCTACCTCGACGCGCGCGCGCACGACGGGGTGTGGATGCTGCGCATCGACGACCTCGATGCTGCACGCTGCGACCCCGCGCACACCGACACCATCCGGCACCAGCTCGACGCCCACGGACTGGCGTGGGACGGGCCGGTGTACCGGCAGTCGCAGGCCGGTTCGCGTTACCGCGAGGCGCTTGCCACCCTGCGGCAGGCCGACAGGATCTACGGCTGCGACTGCACGCGCCGGCGCCTGCGCGAGCACGCCCCGGCGGGCCCCTTCGGCCCGGTCTACGACGGCCATTGCGCACGCCGGCATCTGCTGACGGATGCGCCGGACAGTGCCCTCGCCCTGCGCATGCGGGTTCCGCCGGGCGGAGCGCAGCTCGCCGATGACTGGCACGGCCCGCTGGTGGCCGACTGGCAGGCCGACATCGGCGACTTCGTGCTGCAGCGACGCGACGGCATCCCCGGCTATGCGCTGGCGAGCGCCGTCGACGAGGCGGCGATGGGCATCACGCACGTCGTGCGCGGCAGCGATCTGCTGCACGCCACCTTCATGCACTGGTGCGTGCTGGACGCGCTTGGGCTGCCCCGCCCGCGCAGTCGTCACGGTCCGCTGCTGGTGCGGGCCGACGGCGCCAAGCTCAGCAAGCAGAATCACGCCGCTCCGCTGGTGACCGGTGCCGCGGCCGCCAACCTGCTCGCGTGCTGCCGCATCCTGGAGGTGGTACCGGACGGCGCGGAGCGCGCGGACGACCCGGCCGCGATCGTCGCCGGTGCGGTCGCGATCTGGCGCGAACGGTCCGCGCAGCGGGTGCCGCCGCAGCGGATCGTCTGGACGGAGGAAACCGCCGACAGCGGGATTTTCGGCCACGCCGGTACGCTCGGCGCCGGACCTCTATAA
- the phaR gene encoding polyhydroxyalkanoate synthesis repressor PhaR — translation MSEVRVIKKYPNRRLYDTAISRYITLEEIRQLVLDSRPFQVIDKRTHEDITRSILLQVIAEQEQGGDPIFQTDLLKHIIRFYGDPMQGSISRYLELSMQMFLEKQQQFSDQMRHMLGRAEQPFYHLRELAEEHVPIWRTVRREFLKNLGRDSAAANAKRKND, via the coding sequence ATGAGCGAAGTGCGTGTCATCAAGAAGTACCCGAACCGGCGCCTCTACGACACGGCCATCAGCCGTTACATCACGCTCGAGGAGATCCGCCAGCTGGTACTGGACAGCCGCCCGTTCCAGGTGATCGACAAGCGCACCCACGAGGACATCACGCGCTCGATCCTGCTGCAGGTGATCGCCGAGCAGGAACAGGGCGGCGACCCGATCTTCCAGACCGACCTGCTGAAGCACATCATCCGCTTCTACGGCGACCCCATGCAGGGCAGCATCAGCCGCTATCTGGAGCTGTCGATGCAGATGTTCCTGGAGAAGCAGCAGCAGTTCTCGGACCAGATGCGCCACATGCTGGGCCGCGCCGAGCAGCCGTTCTACCACCTGCGCGAGCTGGCCGAGGAGCACGTCCCGATCTGGCGGACCGTGCGGCGCGAGTTCCTCAAGAACCTGGGCCGCGACTCCGCCGCGGCGAACGCGAAGCGCAAGAACGACTGA
- a CDS encoding histidine triad nucleotide-binding protein yields MSDQKKTLFEKIIDRELPGTIVHEDEHCVAFRDVNPGAPIHILLVPRKPIPRLCDATPEDQPLLGHLMLTANRIAEAEGVGEAFRLVVNNGAEAGQSVFHLHLHIIGGRALSWPPG; encoded by the coding sequence ATGTCCGATCAGAAGAAGACCCTGTTCGAGAAGATCATCGACCGCGAGCTGCCCGGCACCATCGTGCACGAGGACGAACACTGCGTGGCCTTCCGCGACGTCAATCCCGGCGCTCCGATCCACATCCTGCTGGTGCCGCGCAAGCCCATACCCAGGCTGTGCGACGCCACACCCGAGGACCAGCCCCTGCTCGGTCACCTGATGCTCACCGCCAACCGGATCGCCGAGGCCGAAGGCGTGGGCGAGGCCTTCCGGCTGGTCGTCAACAACGGTGCCGAGGCCGGCCAGAGCGTCTTCCACCTCCACCTCCACATCATCGGCGGCCGCGCCCTCTCCTGGCCGCCGGGGTAA
- the kdsB gene encoding 3-deoxy-manno-octulosonate cytidylyltransferase yields the protein MDAAFDVVIPARLGSTRLPGKVLADIHGRPLIAHVHDRAMEAGARSVVIATDSERVVEACRAFGGDVQLTSPMHHSGTDRVHEVATIRGWPDDRLVVNIQGDEPLMPPSVVAACAARLEGDPDADITTCAHRIDNGEDFANPNVVKVVCDARGRALYFSRARVPFPRGGDAGAHPPGALRHIGVYGYRVAALRRFSSLQPGTLEACEALEQLRALEQGMAISVAVVDEAPGRGVDAPEDLEAVRTRLAPG from the coding sequence GTGGACGCGGCATTCGACGTCGTCATCCCGGCGCGTCTGGGCTCGACCCGGCTGCCGGGCAAGGTGCTCGCCGACATCCACGGCAGGCCGCTCATCGCGCACGTCCACGACCGCGCGATGGAGGCGGGTGCGCGCTCGGTGGTCATCGCCACCGACAGCGAGCGCGTGGTCGAGGCCTGCCGGGCCTTCGGCGGCGACGTGCAGCTGACATCACCCATGCACCACAGCGGTACCGATCGCGTGCACGAGGTGGCCACCATCCGCGGATGGCCGGACGACCGGCTGGTGGTCAACATCCAGGGCGACGAGCCGCTGATGCCGCCTTCCGTGGTGGCGGCCTGCGCGGCGCGGCTGGAGGGCGATCCCGATGCCGACATCACCACCTGCGCGCACCGCATCGACAACGGCGAGGACTTCGCCAATCCCAATGTCGTGAAGGTGGTGTGCGACGCACGCGGTCGCGCGCTCTACTTCTCGCGGGCGCGGGTGCCGTTTCCGCGCGGCGGCGATGCCGGCGCCCACCCGCCGGGGGCGCTGCGGCACATCGGGGTCTACGGCTACCGCGTGGCGGCGCTGCGGCGGTTCTCGAGCCTGCAGCCCGGGACGCTGGAAGCGTGCGAGGCGCTGGAGCAGCTGCGCGCGCTGGAGCAGGGCATGGCGATCAGCGTGGCGGTTGTCGACGAGGCCCCGGGCAGGGGTGTCGACGCGCCGGAGGATCTCGAAGCGGTGCGCACCCGGCTGGCGCCGGGCTGA
- a CDS encoding HAD-IA family hydrolase, which translates to MLRAICFDLDGTLADTEPLGHRPAYNRAFRDAGLSWQWTPKLYRDLLQHPGGGRERLRHYLDNYQPDWADSAAIETTDPEELIQDLHARKARHFRDLVRNGEIPLRPGVERLIGEASAAGIKLAIVSNASRGTVASVLGHSLGKTIGESLDVVICGDEGFRKKPEPDLYIEALRRMEVEPVEAVAVEDSRLGLSAALTAGLATVVTLNATTRDEDFSGAELIVDSLGEPEAPTSMARPPLQNDGWVTLADLRAVQERHAESA; encoded by the coding sequence ATGCTGCGCGCGATCTGCTTCGATCTCGACGGCACGCTGGCGGATACCGAGCCTCTCGGTCATCGCCCCGCATACAATCGCGCGTTCCGCGACGCCGGTTTGTCCTGGCAATGGACGCCCAAGCTCTACCGCGACCTGCTGCAGCATCCCGGCGGCGGGCGCGAGCGACTGCGCCACTACCTCGACAACTACCAGCCCGACTGGGCGGACAGCGCGGCCATCGAGACGACCGACCCGGAAGAGCTCATCCAGGACCTGCACGCGCGCAAGGCGCGGCATTTCCGCGACCTCGTGCGCAACGGCGAGATCCCGCTGCGGCCCGGCGTCGAGCGCCTGATCGGCGAGGCCAGCGCCGCCGGCATCAAGCTCGCCATCGTCAGCAACGCCAGCCGCGGCACGGTGGCGTCGGTGCTCGGGCACAGCCTCGGCAAGACCATCGGCGAGTCGCTGGACGTCGTCATCTGCGGCGACGAGGGCTTCCGCAAGAAGCCCGAGCCCGACCTCTACATCGAGGCCCTGCGGCGCATGGAAGTGGAGCCGGTCGAGGCGGTCGCGGTGGAGGACTCGCGGCTGGGGCTCAGCGCCGCGCTCACGGCCGGACTGGCGACTGTCGTCACGCTCAACGCCACCACGCGCGACGAGGACTTCTCCGGCGCCGAGCTCATCGTCGACTCGCTCGGCGAACCGGAAGCGCCGACCAGCATGGCGCGGCCGCCGCTGCAGAACGACGGCTGGGTGACGCTCGCCGATCTCCGGGCCGTGCAGGAGCGCCACGCCGAGTCGGCGTAG
- a CDS encoding putative zinc-binding metallopeptidase — MNVFDNPLGPGHLWFDNLVTPDGTAVAYDPQARIFVTAAAFCANRDRLGCNWAAPEPGALCRSCAMTTLAPDPSMPDAIPHWAEAESGKRWVLDNLGRWGWFGPEDTGPSPVFHMLAEGPVPVSMGHAQGVVTISVAEADPVLRTSRREALNEPYRTMIGHLRHEIAHVVWWRLSLRADFLDAFRAMFGDERTDYGEALRRHYGNGPPAGWEQHYLTGYASAHPHEDWAETAAHLLHLTDIADSFVAAGLGAPDLPATDWDPYAEPDAARLTAAAAAVTLGVNHVNRAMGLPDLYPFVMSDTARAKLAFVHHWLRRGVREA; from the coding sequence ATGAACGTCTTCGACAATCCGCTCGGCCCGGGGCATCTGTGGTTCGACAATCTCGTCACCCCGGACGGCACGGCGGTTGCCTACGATCCGCAGGCGCGCATCTTCGTGACCGCCGCGGCGTTCTGCGCGAATCGCGACCGGCTGGGCTGCAACTGGGCGGCGCCGGAGCCGGGTGCGCTGTGCCGCTCGTGCGCGATGACGACGCTGGCGCCGGATCCGTCGATGCCCGATGCCATCCCGCACTGGGCGGAGGCGGAATCCGGCAAGCGATGGGTGCTGGACAATCTCGGCCGCTGGGGGTGGTTCGGGCCGGAGGACACCGGCCCCAGCCCGGTGTTCCACATGCTGGCCGAGGGACCGGTGCCGGTGTCCATGGGCCACGCACAGGGCGTCGTGACGATCAGCGTGGCGGAAGCCGATCCGGTGCTGCGCACCAGCCGGCGCGAAGCGCTGAACGAGCCCTACCGCACCATGATCGGCCATCTGCGGCACGAGATCGCCCACGTGGTGTGGTGGCGACTGAGCCTGCGCGCCGATTTCCTGGATGCCTTCCGTGCCATGTTCGGCGACGAGCGCACCGACTACGGCGAGGCGCTGCGGCGTCACTACGGCAACGGCCCGCCCGCGGGATGGGAGCAGCACTACCTCACCGGCTACGCGTCGGCGCATCCGCACGAGGACTGGGCGGAGACCGCGGCGCACCTGCTGCATCTGACCGACATCGCCGACAGCTTCGTGGCGGCCGGCCTCGGTGCACCCGACCTGCCCGCCACCGACTGGGATCCCTACGCGGAACCGGATGCGGCGCGACTGACCGCGGCGGCGGCGGCGGTCACGCTGGGCGTCAACCACGTCAATCGCGCCATGGGGCTGCCCGACCTCTACCCCTTCGTGATGTCCGACACCGCCCGCGCCAAGCTCGCCTTCGTGCATCACTGGCTGCGTCGCGGCGTGCGCGAGGCCTGA
- a CDS encoding Trm112 family protein, with protein sequence MDKHLLDILVCPVTGARLVWRENDQELWSRAARLAYPVRDGIPVMLEEEARSLSDTELAEIGD encoded by the coding sequence ATGGACAAGCATCTGCTGGACATCCTGGTGTGCCCGGTCACCGGCGCCAGGCTGGTGTGGCGGGAGAACGACCAGGAGCTCTGGTCGCGTGCCGCGCGGCTCGCGTATCCGGTGCGCGACGGCATCCCGGTGATGCTCGAGGAGGAAGCGCGCTCGCTGAGCGACACCGAGCTCGCCGAGATCGGCGACTGA
- a CDS encoding M23 family metallopeptidase encodes MHALKRIAMPLVVLALALTAPAGAMDPEAPTEPVLLPGSALAQGGLVRGQVAPGTRVWRGERELQVDARGRFVTGLHRDDPAELVLRLRLPDGSEQRSTFGVRQRAYDEQRIDGLPGGMVTPPEDVLARIRAEQERVNAARSHETAMDAVFESFVWPVTGTITSVYGSRRILNGEPRQPHYGIDIAASRGTPIRATAAGIVRMADADLYYTGGTVIIDHGHGVSSTYLHMASLDVAVGDEVARGARIGTVGATGRVTGPHLCFRYNWFDKRLDPALLLPEAQPDDGP; translated from the coding sequence ATGCACGCATTGAAGCGCATCGCCATGCCGCTGGTCGTCCTCGCGCTGGCGCTGACCGCGCCGGCGGGGGCGATGGACCCGGAAGCGCCGACCGAGCCGGTGCTACTGCCGGGAAGCGCGCTCGCCCAGGGTGGCCTGGTGCGCGGGCAGGTGGCGCCCGGCACGCGCGTCTGGCGCGGCGAGCGCGAGCTGCAGGTCGATGCCCGCGGCCGTTTCGTCACCGGCCTGCACCGGGACGATCCCGCCGAGCTGGTCCTGCGGCTCCGCCTGCCGGACGGCAGTGAGCAGCGCAGCACCTTCGGCGTCCGCCAGCGCGCGTACGACGAGCAGCGCATCGACGGACTGCCCGGCGGCATGGTGACGCCGCCCGAGGACGTGCTGGCGCGCATCCGGGCCGAGCAGGAGCGCGTCAATGCCGCGCGCAGCCACGAGACCGCAATGGACGCGGTCTTCGAGAGCTTCGTCTGGCCGGTCACCGGCACCATCACCAGCGTCTACGGCAGCCGCCGCATCCTCAACGGCGAGCCGCGCCAGCCGCACTACGGCATCGACATCGCGGCGTCGCGGGGCACGCCCATCCGCGCCACCGCCGCCGGCATCGTGCGCATGGCCGACGCCGACCTCTACTACACCGGCGGCACCGTCATCATCGATCACGGCCATGGCGTTTCCAGCACCTATCTGCACATGGCCAGCCTCGACGTCGCGGTCGGCGACGAGGTGGCGCGCGGCGCGCGCATCGGCACCGTGGGCGCCACCGGGCGCGTCACCGGGCCGCACCTGTGCTTCCGCTACAACTGGTTCGACAAGCGCCTCGATCCGGCGCTGCTGCTGCCCGAGGCGCAACCCGATGACGGGCCCTGA
- a CDS encoding DUF1499 domain-containing protein encodes MTGPERQRGRSALRQIAVPLLGLVILFVGYGVYKTLTPPATLAGAGGQLAVCPPRPSCVYSGAGEARHRIAPIRVEGDPDDVWREVATALLQMPHLERMSAEGDYMHAVFVSPIVRYRDDLELKLRSDGEIAVRSASRFGYYDFDVNRERVERLRARVRQAGGSAG; translated from the coding sequence ATGACGGGCCCTGAGCGCCAGCGGGGCCGGAGCGCGCTGCGTCAGATCGCGGTGCCGCTGCTCGGTCTCGTCATCCTGTTCGTGGGCTACGGCGTCTACAAGACGCTGACCCCGCCCGCGACACTCGCCGGTGCCGGTGGGCAGCTCGCCGTGTGTCCGCCGCGGCCCAGCTGCGTGTACAGCGGTGCCGGCGAGGCGCGCCACCGGATCGCGCCGATCCGGGTCGAGGGCGACCCCGACGACGTCTGGCGGGAGGTCGCCACCGCGCTGCTGCAGATGCCTCATCTGGAGCGCATGAGTGCCGAGGGCGACTACATGCACGCCGTTTTCGTCAGCCCCATCGTGCGCTACCGCGACGATCTCGAGCTGAAGCTGCGGAGCGACGGCGAGATTGCCGTGCGCTCCGCGTCGCGCTTCGGCTACTACGACTTCGACGTCAACCGCGAGCGCGTCGAGCGCCTGCGCGCCCGGGTGCGCCAGGCCGGCGGGAGCGCCGGTTAG
- a CDS encoding uracil-DNA glycosylase family protein, with translation MSLTAISRTLADAVDRLSFAAPVTHVYNPLDYAREPHEQYLQRFGDGTREVLLVGMNPGPFGMAQTGVPFGEIALVRDWMDISGDVKQPADPHPKRPVQGFDCRRAEVSGARLWGWARERFGTPERFFARFFVANYCPLVFMEESGRNRTPDKLPAAERDALFAVCDEALRATVESLRPRIVVGVGAFARQRAEAALSGMDCSIGTVLHPSPASPIANRGWAAAAEKQFRDDLGIAIPESA, from the coding sequence ATGTCCCTGACCGCCATCAGCCGCACCCTTGCCGACGCCGTCGACCGCCTGTCATTCGCGGCCCCGGTCACGCATGTCTACAACCCGCTGGACTACGCGCGCGAGCCGCACGAGCAGTATCTGCAACGCTTCGGCGACGGCACGCGCGAGGTCCTGCTGGTGGGCATGAACCCGGGGCCCTTCGGCATGGCGCAGACCGGGGTGCCGTTCGGCGAGATCGCGCTGGTGCGGGACTGGATGGACATCTCCGGCGATGTGAAGCAGCCCGCGGATCCGCATCCCAAGCGTCCCGTCCAGGGCTTCGACTGCCGGCGCGCCGAAGTCAGCGGCGCGCGCCTGTGGGGCTGGGCGCGCGAGCGCTTCGGCACACCGGAGCGCTTCTTCGCGCGCTTCTTCGTCGCCAACTACTGCCCGCTGGTCTTCATGGAGGAAAGCGGCCGCAACCGGACGCCCGACAAGCTCCCGGCGGCCGAGCGCGATGCGCTGTTCGCGGTCTGCGACGAAGCGCTGCGCGCGACCGTCGAATCGCTTCGCCCGCGCATCGTCGTCGGCGTGGGTGCTTTCGCCCGCCAGCGCGCGGAGGCGGCCCTGTCGGGCATGGATTGCTCCATCGGCACCGTGCTGCACCCGAGCCCGGCGAGCCCCATCGCCAACCGCGGCTGGGCCGCCGCGGCCGAGAAGCAGTTCCGGGACGACCTGGGCATCGCGATTCCCGAAAGCGCCTAG
- a CDS encoding calcium/sodium antiporter: MMLDIALPIVGGLAGLVFAAHWLVEGAARIGQRLGVSAIIIGLTMVAFGTSAPELAVSLRASLSDSADIAVGNIVGSNIFNVLLILGLSALILPLAVHRHLLRRDVPLMIGVSVLVWGLAFDSRLSTLDGALLVAILLSYLGYLVLAVRRGRAELDPEAMEAAGKKPRALWVDLLSVVAGIGGLVLAADWLVSGSVSLARLLGVSELVIGLTIVSLGTSLPELATSVIAAIKGERDIAVGNVVGSNLFNLLSVLGLTALIAPGGVYISLQAIQLDMPVMIAVAALCVPMFLIGLEIGRADGALMMALLTTYLAVLVGVARGFEFTPQLVWQLCAVIGVAVVAVQGVQFLRTRRVS, from the coding sequence ATGATGCTCGACATCGCGCTGCCGATCGTCGGCGGTCTCGCCGGCCTGGTGTTCGCAGCGCACTGGCTGGTGGAAGGCGCAGCCCGCATCGGGCAGCGCCTGGGCGTGTCGGCCATCATCATCGGCCTGACCATGGTGGCCTTCGGCACCAGCGCGCCGGAGCTGGCGGTATCGCTGCGCGCGTCATTGTCCGACTCGGCCGATATCGCGGTCGGCAACATCGTGGGCAGCAACATCTTCAACGTGCTGCTGATCCTCGGCCTCTCGGCGCTGATCCTGCCGCTGGCCGTGCACCGGCATCTGCTGAGACGCGACGTGCCGCTGATGATCGGCGTGTCGGTGCTGGTGTGGGGGCTCGCCTTCGACTCCCGCCTGAGCACGCTCGACGGTGCGCTGCTGGTGGCGATCCTGCTGTCCTACCTCGGTTACCTCGTGCTGGCGGTCCGCCGCGGCCGCGCGGAACTCGATCCGGAAGCCATGGAGGCCGCCGGCAAGAAGCCGCGCGCGCTCTGGGTCGATCTGCTCAGCGTGGTGGCGGGCATCGGCGGACTGGTGCTGGCCGCGGACTGGCTGGTTTCCGGCTCGGTATCGCTGGCCCGGCTGCTGGGCGTGTCCGAGCTGGTCATCGGCCTGACCATCGTCTCCCTGGGAACCTCGCTGCCCGAGCTGGCGACCTCGGTGATCGCCGCCATCAAGGGCGAGCGCGACATCGCGGTCGGCAATGTCGTGGGCAGCAATCTGTTCAACCTGCTCTCGGTGCTCGGGCTGACCGCGCTGATCGCGCCCGGCGGCGTGTACATCAGCCTGCAGGCCATCCAGCTCGACATGCCGGTGATGATCGCGGTGGCGGCGCTGTGCGTGCCCATGTTCCTCATCGGCCTGGAGATCGGACGCGCCGACGGCGCCCTGATGATGGCGCTGCTGACGACCTATCTGGCGGTGCTGGTCGGTGTCGCGCGCGGATTCGAATTCACGCCGCAGCTGGTCTGGCAGCTGTGCGCGGTCATCGGCGTGGCCGTGGTGGCGGTGCAGGGTGTGCAGTTCCTGCGCACCCGCCGCGTGAGCTGA
- the lpxK gene encoding tetraacyldisaccharide 4'-kinase, whose product MSARGRVEAWCNARWYGETRPPRWLAPAAALYGAIADGRARRHAAVAPELPLPVVVVGNITAGGAGKTPLTIALAALAHDAGLRVGIVSRGYGAGDATPRMVTDASTADAVGDEPLLIARRTGAPVCVARDRSAAVCHLAGQATLDLVLADDGLQHYRMRRQAEICVVDGARGLGNGARLPAGPLREPPERLARCDLVVINGEGGRGDALARAANAVRVRAVMREAVALRDGARQPLTALAGCPVHAIAGIAHPQRFFAALEAAGLQVTGHALADHQAASPALLATLGDAPLLMTEKDAVKLPGAAAADRDWYSVPITLEWCGDGAERARALLLRAARCGADRP is encoded by the coding sequence GTGAGCGCGCGCGGGCGGGTAGAGGCGTGGTGCAACGCGCGCTGGTACGGCGAGACCCGGCCGCCGCGCTGGCTGGCGCCGGCCGCGGCTCTCTACGGTGCCATCGCCGACGGCCGCGCGCGGCGCCACGCCGCTGTCGCTCCCGAGCTGCCACTGCCCGTCGTGGTGGTGGGCAACATCACCGCCGGCGGTGCCGGCAAGACGCCGTTGACCATCGCGCTGGCGGCGCTGGCGCACGACGCCGGCCTGCGCGTCGGCATCGTCAGTCGCGGCTACGGTGCCGGCGACGCGACGCCGCGCATGGTCACCGATGCCAGCACCGCCGACGCAGTCGGCGACGAGCCGCTGCTCATCGCCCGGCGCACCGGCGCGCCGGTGTGCGTGGCACGCGACCGCAGCGCCGCCGTGTGCCATCTGGCAGGGCAGGCGACGCTCGACCTCGTGCTGGCGGACGACGGGCTCCAGCACTACCGCATGCGGCGACAGGCGGAGATCTGCGTGGTCGACGGCGCGCGCGGGCTGGGCAATGGCGCGCGGCTGCCCGCCGGTCCGCTGCGCGAGCCGCCCGAGCGTCTGGCGCGCTGCGATCTGGTGGTCATCAACGGCGAGGGCGGGCGCGGCGATGCGCTGGCGCGTGCCGCCAACGCGGTCCGCGTGCGGGCGGTGATGCGCGAGGCAGTGGCGCTGCGCGACGGCGCGCGACAGCCGCTGACGGCGCTGGCCGGCTGTCCGGTGCACGCCATCGCCGGCATTGCGCATCCGCAGCGCTTCTTCGCGGCCCTCGAAGCCGCCGGCCTGCAGGTCACCGGCCACGCCCTGGCCGATCACCAGGCGGCATCACCGGCGCTGCTGGCGACCCTCGGCGACGCGCCGCTGTTGATGACCGAGAAGGACGCGGTCAAACTGCCCGGTGCCGCAGCCGCGGACCGCGACTGGTACAGCGTCCCGATCACGCTGGAATGGTGCGGCGACGGCGCGGAGCGCGCACGGGCGCTGCTTCTGCGCGCGGCGCGTTGCGGCGCCGATCGACCCTAG
- the msbA gene encoding lipid A export permease/ATP-binding protein MsbA codes for MTHSATLRPIEPSDAYRRLLRYLRPFKVPFALAVLAMALFAGSNVSFIGMMQPLLDESFVEKNRAEVVWIPFAIIGLFILRGASNFGALYGMAYVGRGVVRDLRQDLFDHLLTLPVMFYDHNSSGQLLTRLTYHVEQIAESISTALTAIIKEGLTVIGLLGLMLWLEWRLTLFSLAITPVVAIIINVVSKRFRGISTRIQGSVGGLNHVAEEVIQGQRTMKIYGGEAFERGQFLSANRHNRSLSIKLTATRAMSSGVVQIVASFALAAVVYYATTPSMIEALTPGIFVSYIGAMLSLMNPIKELTRVNERIQRGIAAAQEIFGMLEAEPEAETGDLAPARVQGALRFEGVSFRYPGGDELVLQDIDLDVPAGATVAFVGRSGAGKSTLLSLLPRFYDPTAGRILLDGNDLRDYRRQALRTQLAMVDQQVRLFNASVADNIAYGLTPRPDDAAIQRAAQDAYAWEFIEKLPEGLATQVGSNGVLLSGGQRQRLAIARALLKDAPLLLLDEATSALDTESERYIQGALARLMKGRTTLVIAHRLSTIRDADLIVAMDGGRVSEVGTHDELLARGGLYAGLHAMQFREEDASSPAEA; via the coding sequence ATGACGCATTCCGCAACACTCCGGCCGATCGAGCCGAGCGACGCCTACCGCCGCCTGTTGCGCTATCTGCGCCCGTTCAAGGTGCCCTTCGCCCTGGCGGTTCTGGCAATGGCGTTGTTCGCCGGCTCCAACGTCAGCTTCATCGGCATGATGCAGCCGCTGCTCGACGAGAGCTTCGTCGAGAAGAACCGCGCCGAGGTGGTCTGGATCCCGTTCGCGATCATCGGCCTGTTCATCCTGCGCGGTGCCTCGAACTTCGGCGCGCTCTACGGCATGGCCTACGTCGGGCGCGGCGTGGTGCGCGACCTGCGCCAGGACCTGTTCGATCACCTGCTGACGCTGCCGGTGATGTTCTACGACCACAACAGCTCCGGCCAGTTGCTGACGCGCCTGACCTACCACGTCGAGCAGATCGCCGAGTCGATCTCCACGGCGCTGACCGCGATCATCAAGGAGGGCCTGACCGTCATCGGCCTGCTCGGGCTGATGCTGTGGCTGGAATGGCGCCTGACCCTGTTCTCGCTGGCGATCACGCCGGTGGTGGCCATCATCATCAACGTCGTGTCCAAGCGCTTCCGCGGCATCTCGACGCGCATCCAGGGGTCGGTCGGCGGGCTGAACCACGTTGCCGAGGAGGTCATCCAGGGGCAGCGCACGATGAAGATCTACGGCGGCGAGGCCTTCGAGCGCGGGCAGTTCCTCAGCGCCAACCGCCACAACCGCAGCCTGTCGATCAAGCTCACCGCCACGCGCGCGATGTCCTCGGGCGTGGTCCAGATCGTCGCATCCTTCGCGCTGGCGGCGGTGGTCTACTACGCCACCACGCCCAGCATGATCGAGGCGCTGACGCCGGGCATCTTCGTGTCCTATATCGGCGCCATGCTGTCGTTGATGAACCCGATCAAGGAGCTCACCCGCGTCAACGAGCGCATCCAGCGCGGCATCGCCGCCGCGCAGGAGATCTTCGGCATGCTCGAGGCCGAGCCCGAGGCCGAGACGGGCGATCTCGCCCCGGCGCGCGTGCAGGGCGCGCTGCGCTTCGAGGGCGTTTCCTTCCGCTACCCCGGTGGGGACGAGCTCGTGCTGCAGGACATCGATCTCGACGTGCCCGCCGGCGCCACGGTGGCCTTCGTCGGCCGCTCCGGTGCCGGCAAGTCGACCCTGCTGTCGCTGCTGCCGCGCTTCTACGACCCGACCGCGGGCCGCATCCTCCTCGACGGCAACGACCTTCGCGACTACCGGCGTCAGGCGCTGCGCACGCAACTCGCGATGGTCGATCAGCAGGTGCGCCTGTTCAATGCCAGCGTCGCCGACAACATCGCCTACGGCCTCACGCCCCGGCCGGACGACGCCGCCATCCAGCGCGCCGCGCAGGATGCCTACGCCTGGGAGTTCATCGAGAAGCTGCCCGAAGGGCTCGCCACCCAGGTGGGCAGCAACGGCGTGCTGCTCTCCGGCGGCCAGCGCCAGCGGCTGGCGATCGCGCGCGCGCTGCTCAAGGACGCGCCGCTGCTGCTGCTGGACGAGGCCACCTCGGCGCTGGACACCGAGTCCGAGCGCTACATCCAGGGCGCGCTGGCACGGCTGATGAAGGGCCGCACGACGCTGGTCATCGCGCACCGGCTGTCGACCATCCGCGATGCCGACCTGATCGTGGCGATGGACGGCGGTCGGGTCAGCGAGGTCGGCACCCATGACGAACTGCTGGCGCGCGGCGGCCTGTACGCAGGCCTGCACGCCATGCAGTTCCGTGAAGAGGACGCGTCGTCGCCCGCGGAGGCCTGA